One segment of Mastomys coucha isolate ucsf_1 unplaced genomic scaffold, UCSF_Mcou_1 pScaffold23, whole genome shotgun sequence DNA contains the following:
- the Pigy gene encoding phosphatidylinositol N-acetylglucosaminyltransferase subunit Y, which yields MIPSLPTMTVLIPLVSLAGLFYSASVEEGFPERCTSANSLCFYSLLLPVTVPVYVFFHLWTWMGLKLFRHN from the coding sequence ATGATTCCGTCTCTGCCCACCATGACTGTCCTCATCCCGCTGGTCTCGCTGGCAGGCCTGTTCTACTCCGCCTCTGTGGAGGAAGGCTTCCCAGAGCGCTGCACCAGTGCCAACAGCCTGTGCTTCTACAGCTTGCTCTTGCCGGTCACCGTACCGGTGTACGTCTTCTTCCACCTGTGGACATGGATGGGCCTGAAGCTCTTCAGACATAACTAG